The stretch of DNA TTCGATCATGTTGGTCGACTTAGCAAATACCACGGTCACTTTTTGCAACACTTAATGCGATAGGCACATAGCTCCCATACTTGAAGGCAAAGGAAGGCCATACAGTCTGCTTGCTTTATAGGGTTGAACAACTGGGCTATTATAACATACTTATAAAGACTACCGAAGATATGGTTATTGAGATGAATAAGTGATTTTACAAGAAAAGGTAGCATAAAAAGAGAACACTCGAGGTTGGAGTGGGTTATTAAGGAGAAAGTGCAGGATGTTCCGTTGAAACCATACATCACGTATAAGTAGATATGTAAATGCCGCAAGATATAAAACAAAGTAATCTAGGTAGGTGAGCAGAAGGGCACTAAAGAGACGCTCAATATAACATGGTTAAAGCTGATTAGCTAAGACTTTCATAGTTTGCTTACGAAAGGCATGCTCGGAAAAGGATAGAGTagcaaaagaaattaaacagtGAAATGGAGTCAACTGGATCCTgcaaagaagagagagatgaaaaaaatgaaagaaattaAGCAGATATGTAGTAGAAGAAACATAGGGAAAATCtatgtaaaaatataacaatttgGGCTTAAAAGGACATCCTTAATCATTTAAAACCTTCCAATCTGTCAACTGTCACAATTGGACTTTTAATACTGTATATGGAAATTAGAGTTATTTCAGCATCTTTAGTTGttcttattaaaaaaagaatgaaaacccACTAGACGCAAGCTTCTCCAAAATTTTATCAGTTATGCATGACAGAACCCAAatgtttttctttacaaatattACCAAAAATAGGGACAAAAATCTTTTAGAAAGAGAATCGATCTTTTGATATCAGAAAGAGAAACCATTTCTCCTAACTGTCTATTTCTGGAATAAGCATAATAAGTTGACAACCACAGCCAAGACAATGAGGCAAATGCCTCCTTTAGCTGCTTCTGCAGAGATCCCATGATACAAGATTGCTTTAACACCAATGAGACAGCATTATGCCTAATTACTCGCATTTCAACGGTCAACTGGCAATAAAAATGAGCAGGGTTGGGTGATGTGATCAGTAGCAACTAACCTCAAAGACATTACAGGTGAAAAGGACTTTCTCAATTATCAGATTTTTGTTGATATcataaatttggattttttcTCTGCAGGCTTGAGAATTTGAAAAGAGCACATTAAGGTTTCATCCACGCTCATCATTGCACCAGCATTATCAAATTCACCACAGTAATTTGGGGCTGAGAATATGGTAACCAGTTGTCTGTCGGCAAAGAATTCATAACCATCCTCAACAACCTGGAAATCATGAGAGGAACTCAAAATGTATACACAAAccagaaaaaaacaaaaaataaaacataatatagtaaacagaaaatatttaagtttatgACCTGGTGAGCCCGACAGATAAGATCTAGGTCAAGTCTTTCTAGGAATTCCGAAACTTTGTCTGCTCCAAATGTGTATGAAACCCCTCTATCGTTCATTCCCCAACCTTGCATATCTTTACCAGGATCAGACCAAAGTAAGTCACACAGTAAACCAGTATCTGGCACATCAGTTGGTCGAGTCAAGTTTTTTATCTGATCCAAGTTGGTCAGGTCAGGAGAAAGACCACCGTGCATGCACAATATCTTGTCATCAATTAGAGCAGCTACAGGGAGGCAGTTAAAGCAGTCAGTAAAGACTTTCCATAGCCTCACATTAAACCGACGCTTGCATTCATCATAAAATCCATATATCCTGTTTATAGAAGCACACTCATGATTTCCTCTcagaagaaaaaagttttcagGGTATTTGATTTTGTATGCCAAAAGAAGGCATATTGTTTCCAAGCTTTGCTTTCCTCGATCTACATAATCACCTAAGAATAAATAATTGGCTTCAGGAGGGAAACCACCATATTCGAAAAGCCTTAAAAGATCACTGTACTGTCCATGGATATCACCTGAAAATTCAGATAAAAACACGTAGTCAAGAAGTAATCATCTTAAAGAATGAGAATAAGCTATGTGATAAGTTATTTGTCTTAAAGATTGAGAATAAGCTATGTGGTAAGTTATTTGTCCACGCAGAACTAAAACATTCAACCAGTTGGTTATAAGGAAACAACAAATCAAGGCAATAACCTCTTATGTCTAACATCAAACACAGAGCAAAAGAAGTATAGCCAAATACCTCAAAATTCGATTCTATTTTAACAGATTTAGCTTCTTTACAAATTAACCCCAACAGCAAACCAGTGGATAGGGAATTCTTTAGGGTAAGGACAGTTGCAGACTGCGGAACTCAttagatgaaaaagaaaagcatcAGTATTTCTCTTATAGCataacatataattaaaaagcAACAAAACTACTACACAACAATCAATTTATGTGGGCCTTAGTTGACCTGTGTTGAACAGCTCTGATAAACCATGAGGACAACCAGAGTGCAAACATGTAGAACCCTATCTGAACTGTTCCTAAAAAGATGAAGATTAATGGCGGACAGCTGCAGCTGATGCTGCAGCTACAGGCCAACAAGGAAGGCATATCATATCAGCTTACATTTTAACATCTGGAGCCCAGACCAACTGCAATAGTTTGTATGCAGCATTCATTTGAACAAAGTTATACTTAGCACCAGATGCCACAATCATTTAGAAGCAACTTTTTAAAGGGCAAGTTCAGAAGAAATGGAAGTATTGGAATCGAATATAATCTGGATGTGATAAGAGTCATAGACACATAACAGGATTGCTAATAATATCATAATAGGAGTACTctctaaaatcaaaaataaatatgtttAAGAAATCAAGACCTTGGTGAACAAGTGGTCTCATGACCTCTCGGTTCACGGGGACCTACAAAACTCTGCAACAATAGAGAACCTTCCAAAGCCGTTTTAAGGTGACTACCACTGTCACCAagtgaagaaaaggaaaaaaccaaacaaatccaaaagaaagaagaatgTTAAAGATAGAACAAAAGATCCATGCAAATTTCTTCCACTTTGTAAGTTTCTAACATCAGCTGGCACCCTCTATTTAACACAAAACCATATACCAAAAAATTGCACTTTGTTGACAAACAGGAGTAACTTTGACACCACATATTGAGTGAAAAAGAATTTACAGAATAAGCCATGATAGAACCTCACTTTCCATCTTTATGGTTTATGGAGGACTAATTCAGGTTGATTGACAGTTGCAAGAATTTGTTTGTTCTTCTTGGAACTTTCTAGTTCTCAAGGGCCAAGAGGCTCTATCCGACTCAATATTGTTAGGAAATAGTTTAATGGTGACAATGGAAATATATGTTATAGTCCCAAATACCCATTGAATTTCATACCAACAAAACAAGGGCTGCTATACCGCCCGTGACTACTCACATTTCAACAAATCCTCTCGCCAATTCTCAGTTGGCTGACCTCCCTCTCATGATTTCCACTTTTTTCGTTATACAGCCTCTTCTCTTGGCAACTATTATTCTTTTAATACATCAAAAGACACCTCTGCACAGTAGAGTAAATGTGGCGGGGGCCATCATAATAGAGAGCTATGTGAGAAAGGAGCATTTCTAATAAAGGACTGGAGGAGGAGGTTTACATCTAACAAGGAGAGGAGCATGTAAGGAGTTTGTTAATCTGGGAAGGATATAGACTAGATatgcatagagagagagagagagagagagagagagagagagagagatggctaACAAACCTCTATCCACCGTCAAGTTGCTTGCACATACTGACAGTGGAGAGCAGCATCGTGTAAGAAGGCATAATCTTCAGTCATTTTTGACAACTACAGATGttaaattagttatttttatatgtcGACTACATCTCAGCAGCAGTTCAATAGATTTAACCTCCAATGATAtagcaaaattaataattacaaATGTGGGGGAAGGAATAGCATTCAAGTTCAGTCCACTAATTCAATGACAAGTAGACTTAGCCACATTTAGCTAATTCTAGATAAACTAGATAATAATGCTATATCCAGGAAACATGGTTAGCTCTAATAGCTATTTTTACCAAGACTTACCACAACAAAGTACCATATTTGTCTAGGAACGCATTACTCATATTTTAAGCGGGTAAAGTGTAGACTCTTCCAACCATTAACTCAAGAATTTCACAGCTGAGTGTATCAAAGATCTATTAAGCAAGTGATAAGCCAAATAAATAGCAAACATTAGAAAAACACGATGTTCCAAAAGGAAAACTTTACGCAAACTCGTCCGAAACCTCTTTCGTAAAAAACCCTAACTTTCCCATTCCTGAGCTAGTGAATGTAATCTTCGTCAACCTCTCCGAACTATCGATTATCTCACTCCTTCCCTAAGAATGGAGCccccccaccaaaaaaaaaaaaaaacccacaacTAACCAATCAAATCCaaaacaataacaacaacaataacaacaacaacaacaacaacaacaacaacaaaatcgaAGATGCAGCCACATAAAAGGATCATCTTTCTCCCTTGAACAGCGAAAAAACAGATGAAATCCAAGATTCGAGGACGCAACCGGATGGACATCGACAACGAGAGGCGGGCGATTTTGAAGAGATCGAAGAAGAAGGGGGACTGACCGCAAATCTTGATGGGGGCTTCGAGCTCGAGGAGATTGGGCTGGCTGAGGAAGATCTCGCGGGAGACGTTGCAGAGTTGGCGGATCTCCGCCTCGGAAAGCTGCACCTGCTTCCCGGGCCTCGCCGTCCTCACCTCCAGCAGCCGCCGTATGATGTCGTCCAGCAACGCCGGATCCATCCCCGCCGCCCCTTGCCCCGCCATGCTCgatcaaattcgaattcgaatcgCTCTCCCACACCCACGCCCTCCTCCGCacgaagagaagagaagaggagaagaggagaagagaagagaagagaagagagaaaccCTCGTCTCCTCTCCCCTGCCCTAATTTCCGAGTTGGGGGAGAAAGAAGGGATAAAAAGCGGAGAGGTCAGGGGAACAAATAgataaacatatatattaattaatatattatattatattattatatattataacgGGAATTAGGTATAAATATTATCggaatatataaaaagagaatAAGGAAGGGGGACGGGGGACGGGGGACGGGGTAGAGGGACGATATAATTGTGCGACAGCGGGGCCTGCAACTTCAACGGCGGAGGCTCCGATACGTCCTCCCCCATCggacttttttaaaaattaattctttaaaattttataatttataaaataatttggttaaatttatatttggtaaattaattttttccgCACGTAGAATgcattattagaatttttatttaattctcagaattatataaataaattattaaaatttttaaattattaaaattatatattatttattaaaatttttatttaattattataattatatatgatataagatataaaaataataataaataagtaaaaaatgatgaataatTTATTGCATGAAAAATTAGAAAGTCGGTAAATCGTTAACCatttttataaaagtaataaatcattcatcattttttaaaaaaaattaatacggCTCTTACCggacaaaaaataattaggttcgtcaaaaaaatttataagattgtttatgtaaataataaattttatagaatcgTTTTGAAAAGTGTCTCCTCGGATCTGTCCCTCTCGTCTTGTGATCAGTGATTGTTTTGCCGACATAgatttattaacaaaaatttaaagtgacttaaagtaaattttgaatttccatGGAATAATTGGATTCAATATAATATACTTGTTTGCAGGTGATTATTTCTAAGCCGTCGGATTAATGGGGTTACAGAGGGagcatcaaaattaaataattaagcatGTTTCTTTTTTGGTTCCTAATTACGTATTATTGTTCTTCAACTTTTGTGCTCTAACGTGTTCAACTACACTcggttagggatgcaaatggatccgggttggtagAGCTCCGctccgatccgccccgaatggggtggtaagtgggaacaaaaaatataaaaaaatataacccgccccgaatccgccccgatgcgccaagtaaatggagcgggaggtgggagactcttttcttccttcaatccgtcccgatccgtcaaaaatccaGCTCCCGTCCCGATCCGTCCCGAATGAAGCGGTAAGTGggaactaaaaataaaatgaaaagtaatccgccccgaatccgccccaccCTGATAaaaaatggagcgggaggtgggagaactctcccgcccccagatccgtcccgtttgcatccctacactCGGTCTTCGTGGCCCACACAAGTGATCAGAACCAGGCTTTAGAGCCTCTCTCTAATCTCACCCTTCCGATGCACGAATAAATACTTCAAGATAGTTTTCACTTGCAGGTTGAGTCGATCGAGCTTTCCTTCTCCCAAAATCAATGTCACTACTTTCCTAAGCAAATGTAAGATCAATAATGCTTAGTGGGAATCACTTCTTTGGATAATGATTGTGAAAGAGAGCGCTTCCTACCACATCCTAGTCAAATAGGTTCTGTATCTGAGTAAGAATTTTAAACTAATGCCTTGAATATATAATTAGAGTCCATGGCAGTGCGTACCCCAAGTAGCGGGCAGTTTGCATAGTAAATCTTATTATTTGCTTATCAAAGGGAGGATACTTAAATGTACAAATCTACTATTTTGGAgttatatatatggagagagagagagtagagctactataatATCGAAAGTATAAAGGATCTGGCgcttccgactttttggtcCTTAAATCAACCTTTATgatcatttttaatatttggattaatactattattttgTGGGGACTACTCAATTCTAATGATACTTCTCAACTTTAAAGGAGATCGCAATCATTCCAatcgtacaattcttgatctaagagtcaaaaagtcgaaagtatcaaatttctatacttccgatagtatagtagctctacataatatataaatatataaatatatatatagagagagagagagagagagagagagagttgggctgaaatactattgatttggatatttttatgtCGTTAAACAAAAAAGGGCTCATatcgattattaaaattataaatattgaaaccctttgatcattaggcaaatgattttgaaaagatttgaaatttaatttctaaacacttcaagtggtatagatcatgttcaacgataccgattgtcgatttaaaggctatatcatcgaaaacaaatatataGCAATAGAGCCtatttactatcgatagtattctaacccaactctctctctctctctctatatatatatatataatagaaaaataaagatgtAAATAAAGTTTTacgttttatatataaataaatgtgaaAAGTGCCaacatttttatcaattttgtgtGTCCAATAGAAAAAATACTAAGTTTACTGGAAGGGATAGGTTGTTagaaattttgttaaatatcaTTCGTAGCGATATAAAAGAGGGTGCAAAGCAGTTTGAATTGTTTTCCTCTTTAGATGTTATTATAAATATCTTACAAAATTCTCTCAAAGGCATATTTGATATAAGTAGGTTGTCAATTATTGCAAATCCAAGCCAGACCTTATTTGTTGATGTGCTTGTGTGGTCC from Ananas comosus cultivar F153 linkage group 18, ASM154086v1, whole genome shotgun sequence encodes:
- the LOC109724003 gene encoding serine/threonine-protein phosphatase PP1 isoform X1, which codes for MAGQGAAGMDPALLDDIIRRLLEVRTARPGKQVQLSEAEIRQLCNVSREIFLSQPNLLELEAPIKICGDIHGQYSDLLRLFEYGGFPPEANYLFLGDYVDRGKQSLETICLLLAYKIKYPENFFLLRGNHECASINRIYGFYDECKRRFNVRLWKVFTDCFNCLPVAALIDDKILCMHGGLSPDLTNLDQIKNLTRPTDVPDTGLLCDLLWSDPGKDMQGWGMNDRGVSYTFGADKVSEFLERLDLDLICRAHQVVEDGYEFFADRQLVTIFSAPNYCGEFDNAGAMMSVDETLMCSFQILKPAEKKSKFMISTKI
- the LOC109724003 gene encoding serine/threonine-protein phosphatase PP1 isoform X2 is translated as MAGQGAAGMDPALLDDIIRRLLEVRTARPGKQVQLSEAEIRQLCNVSREIFLSQPNLLELEAPIKICGDIHGQYSDLLRLFEYGGFPPEANYLFLAALIDDKILCMHGGLSPDLTNLDQIKNLTRPTDVPDTGLLCDLLWSDPGKDMQGWGMNDRGVSYTFGADKVSEFLERLDLDLICRAHQVVEDGYEFFADRQLVTIFSAPNYCGEFDNAGAMMSVDETLMCSFQILKPAEKKSKFMISTKI